DNA from Triticum aestivum cultivar Chinese Spring chromosome 7D, IWGSC CS RefSeq v2.1, whole genome shotgun sequence:
GATATCACCATTGAAGTCAGGGACAGCAGCGGCACGGCTACAACATGTTGAGCGGTGGTGTTCAACAAGGGTTATGGTTGGATAGTTAGAGGGACAATGGTATCCCAGCCCCCCAGGGTTCAAgtcttggtgctcgcattatttctgaatttattccaGGTTTTTCGGCGATGCGTtttcagtgagaggagacgtttCTGTCGACGACAAGGCGCATATGAtgactttgtaaatctcaagatggtatgccggctcagtctctcaaagATGCTAATAGGGATAGtgtatgcgtgtgtgcgttcatcgaggtgagtgtatgcgcgtatatataagCGCTTGCGCATGTACTGTGTTTAAGAAAAGGCATGTGATCAACCTAGCAGGATTACTTCTGTTTTCTTGGAAGTTGGAACATATGTACTCCCAACTTGCTGTGCTACAACTTCGGGATCAACCAGTTAGCCTAGATCTGATTATCTTTGCCTTAGTGATCTATGATTCTTAGTGTACAGGGTATACCTCAAatcctatatatgtatgtatgtactcCCTTTGGCTTGCTTGCAGCATTTGTGAAACATAAAAAGGACACGAAGAGATTCTATTGACAtccctaaggccaactccaccgcaagaCCCCAAATGGACGTTcggtttggccggattttgtcTCTTTGGATAGGgcgatggggtcgtgtccgggcctgtcctgagATGCGGTGGCCGTGCACCCAGCGCGCGACTGCATCCGTTTGCCCCATCCTATCTGCTAAGGCCAAAAATGCCCATATTTTCATATCAAAACTAGTTTGCACCtccaaatatttgtctgaaaataaaaatagttttacaacccaattgaaattgtctctaataaaatagttgtacaaccaaatcgaaattgtcttgactgaacataaaatgaaccaatacatctattggttgccaatgtgatcccacacgtgctcaaccaagtcattttgaagattcaaatgagtgtgcCAGTCACGCAGTGGAATTGGACAAACTGTTTAAATGTGGCCGGTTCTTGGTGTAGGGGCTCAAcatttcaccttgataatcaaatccttggtcgaaaaTACTCTCATCAcactcgtcctcgacgatcatgttgtgcatgatcacacaagcagtcatcacctcccaaaacttcgtttcatcccatgacaatgcagggtttcgaacgataccccaccgggattgaagcacaccaaaagcacgtttcataccctttctagcactctcttgcatttgggcaaatctctttctcttctcaccttggggtttcgagattgtcttcacaaaagttgaccactgaggatatataccatcagctagatagtatcccttgttgtactggtggccattgatctcaaagttgacaggtggggagtggccttctgcaagccttgcgaagactggagaatgctgcagcacgttgatatcattgtgagaacctgccatgccgaagaaagaatgccatatccaaagatcctgcgaagccaccgcttcgaatatgacagtgcacgctttgacatgccccttgtactggccctgtcAAGCAAATgaacagttcttccactcccagtgcatacaatctatgctgccaagcatgcctggaaagcctctagctgcgttggtcgccaacaatctctctgtatcagcggcagttggctgcctcaagtactccggtccaaacacctcgatcacagcctggcagaacttgtacattgacatcagacatgttgtctcactcatacgcacatactcatccaccaaattgcctggaattccatatgtaagcatgcggatggccgcggtgcatttctagtaagaggagaatccaagcttgccaagggcatccgtcttgcactcgaagtatgggtcatgagcaaccactccctctcggatacgattgaacacatgccttgccattcgaaaacggcgacggaatttatccggcttgaagagcagggcgtggcctctctccctgttgcggttcaggttgggagcacggtcAGGGAGTgacccctgtaccgaggaagctgccattgaatgtggtcgtgaacgatcagtgcagccaccacaagatcttcatcatccgacgacgaatcgtccggtgaacaaatgaagtggtggaagaaaaactcatctccgctgtccatacctttgtgggcaaagagtcgaacaccttgcggtcgtggtggcaaagaggccgcgatgatcacctcgacgcaaCAGGGGTGGTAggcggccggctactggccgctctggagctctcgtcggaaGCTGCCGCGGCCGCCGTGGTACATCGCCGACGGTCGTATCCCCTCTGCCACCGGCTACGACGGCGACGACCAAACCTCCTCCGAAcgacggccaaaactacggcgaaagcgcgggcgtgttggcggccatgtcgagacgtggtttggtatggacggaCATGGCCTGCGCAGTGAGGAGGCAGCCAgagaatagcggcggcgccggcggggggcggggcggggagagggggtggaggcgttggaagcgaagggactgctagtgtcctCGACAGGCGGGCCACGGGAGGACAAGGGCGTGCGGCGAGCCCGTCCGCAcgatgtccgtttcaccccaaactcggcgcaagtttgggccggggatgggtcgaaaacggacggaatccggacatttgtccgtttggggCCACGCGTTGGGCCGTGCTATTCGTCCATTCTATTCCAAACGAACGCACCCGGACaagatggggtcgcgcggtggagttggccttaaaaGAAGAGTCTATTATTGACAATTAAGAAAACAAAAGGCAGACAATAGCAGAGTTCTGATTTCAAAAGGAGATAACgataatctaaacgctcttatattagtttacagagggagtactgaaCAAGTTCTGATCTCAAAATGGAAGACAGAACTACGGATACATAAGCGATTTCTTGGCACCTCCCGTAGCTCCACCACCGCATCAACCGGTGAGTGAACCAGCCGTTGCTGGAGAAGACGCCGGTGAGGTGAAGCTGACGCTTGGATCTCGTAGTACATTACATAGCCTGGTCTCAACTGATGAAAAGCCACCGAAGAAGGTGGGACTGAACCAACCACGAGATCCGCAAGAAAAACAACAGCCTAAATTGGAACGGACTCCTCAGATCGATCGCTCTGTTTAAAGAGGACGCATCCGCACGTATCACACGACGATGGCAGCCTCATCAAGCTCGTCTCCCCGCTGCCCATGGCCGGACCTCCAGCCGGAGTTGTTGGGCGTCGTGCTCTCGCGGCTGCCGTCGCACGCCGACCgcgtccgcctcgccgccgtctgccGCCCATGGCGCTCCAACGCGCGGCTGCTGCGCCCGCTTCCCCCGCTGCTCCCGTGGCTCGCCCTCTGCGATGGCACCTTCCTCAGCCTCCCCGACGGCGCCATCCACCGCCTGCCCGCCGCGGACGACGGCGTCTCCGTCCGGGCCTCCACCGGCAGTAGGCTCTTCCTCGTGCACGGCGACGGCAGGTGCTCGCTGATGAGCCCTTCCCCCTCGGCGACGACCCCTGTCCCCGAGGCTGCCTCCTGGTTCCAGGGGAAGCCCGTCGTCCGGAAGGTGGTGGCGTCCGATCACCTCATCGCCGCTCTGGTGGAGTCAAAAAATTCCGAGACCGCAAAAGTCATCATCTCTACTCGTGGGCAGCCATGGGACACCACGAGGTGCTCCACGATGGAGTGGGCGGAGCCTGAAGGCGGCCTCGTCAGCGACATTGCCATCTTCAAAGGGAAGATCTATGCCCTCCTCACCACAAAAATGAAGCGATATCGTCAACACGAGCTTCGTATCCTGGACGACGGCCACGAGCAGACAACCATCCACGGTACCCTACCAGGGCAGGAGGCATGGTACGATCCTAACTCGACCGAGTTCCACTTGCAGCAGAACTACCTTGTCGTCTCCGGCGATCGGCTGCTGATGGTCGAACAAAGGATCAGCGAGCCGTGGCCGAGAGACTGGGGAGCTTTGAAGCTGACTCGACACTTCAAGGTATTGGAAGCAACGGACCTGAGCAGCAGCGGCTGTGCACACTGGACCGAAGTCGATACATTGATGGGGCGTGCGCTCTTCGTCAGCCAAGGGTGCTCCGAGTCCCTCCCTGCCAGTGCCGGAGGTCAGTCTAGCGGCACCGGAGTTGAAGAAGATTGCATCTACTTTCTAAACGAGAAGAAAGGATCTAGTCAGCCTGGTTTGGCCTTTCTTAACTTAAAGCCGGGCAGGCCCTTCGTTTCAAAAATAAACGGGGGAAATTGTGAGAATGCCTTTCAAGACTCTGGGGTGTACAACATGAGAGACCGGACAGTGATGCCATTGCTGTCGGAGACGCTAGTGGCGTCCACAGCCGGCGAAGGCCCATGGTCTCCAACTTGGCTTTTTCCAGAGCCTTGAGTTAAGCTAGTTACGCTGTATTATTAGTTACTAGGATTTTTCTTAGATGTTGCAGTATGTATTGGTTCCATCTCTTTTTACTTTCGCAATACCAATTAGACACTTTTAAAGTTCTATAAAGCATATGCTCGAGACTGTGAAGTGTGAACAAATCATCTCTTGTGTGTGTGTCAGTGTGTGGTATAGGAATATCTGGAATTTAATTCAAAATGAGAAGCTGCGGATCAGCACAAGCTGGGTGCAGAGCTTGTGCAAGCAGACCCACATAAGCAAGGTATGTCAAAACTCCTAGACAATGGGCATTGCGGTTTTAAGGAAAAAAGAATACAAACTGCAAAGATTTTTCTTTGTAGCAAGAAACAGTTTTTCCTACTACATGTAATATGTTATAAGAAAAATGCAAAAGGTTCAAACCTATCAAATGATTTGATCGCGAAATACTGAGCTAAATAGAATCCTAATGGACGGAACTCCAGATATTTATTGGTAGTTAAGGGGGGCCAATTGAAAAAAAATAGTGGGGTTTTACTTAATGGGCTGTGTCATCAAATCCATTGAGTTCATATTTGATATGTTTGCACAGATGGTTAACTGCAATGTCTAAATTCATGAAGGATCAAGATGAACTTTGATAGTTTCTGTCAGAACCTGCAGCCAGTTTGAAATTCCAGCATCTATCAGATCAACCTACATAATCAAATACCGTAAAAACAAACAATAATCATTGTCGAGTTTGAGATTCCTAACCTTATGCGATATTATTATTGCTAACCATAAAACTTACCTTACAGGCTTACACATCTTACTCAAACTAAATCTTTTAATGTGCACTGTAGTGGAAGACATGAGTTACACCAATAAGATTGAATGCAGATATAATGTATGATTAAATTGCCAGGAtgttccctcaaaaaaaaatgCCAGGATGATGTCATCTTAGTTTGCTAAAAAAATAGAACACATATTAATTTGCAACTTTGCGTCATATAAGATGTGCTCATTACCAAACACAAGGGATACTAATGTGCAGAGAACCAAGCAATTAATATTGATCTTTACTTCTGATGAAACAGAGAACTGCAAAGCgtgttgtatttgcatgtgatgcTGGAAATGTGATATAGAAGCTTTTTCTCTCAAACATGAGCTCCTAGAAGATGTTAATCTGATATCCAGGTAAGGAGATTAATTCACATGCTACTTTTGTGAATTTTATTTACAGTGACAAAAAGGACTACCTCAGTTACAAAGGAACCAAGCAATTCTGGTTCGCAATCAATTCTATTTCATTTTTGCTTACAGAAATGTGATCTGTGTTACTGTTGATCTTCTCTTTCAGTAACTAAAAAATTAGGCAGATTATATAATTAGAGTGGAGATTGTTCTCTGAACTGAAACAAACACCAAAAGTACATTGATAGAGGTAAACAAGAAAAGCAATCGAATTTGAGATTTCTTACATCTGTAGTCTTGTTCCTCTATTCACCTGATATTGTCCCAGAAGCACTATCCCACACCTCAACAGACCGCTTATCGACTCTAGCCAATGCCATTCTGCCGCCTCCGAAGGCCCAGCTCACGATCTTGTCCATCTCCTCACCGTCTGCAGTAACCATCGATGGCCCGTTCCCTACCCAATTCCTCCTCATCACCTTCTTCTCCCCAGGCTCTGATGTAATTTCCACCTGTGTCCACACCTCAGCATATGCACCTCGTGCCACAAACACCCAACTGCGGTAACACTCAATTCTACAACCATTCCCATCCTTTCTGCGAGATGCTGTGGCTGCTCCCGCCCTTTGCCCGTCTCCGATGCACACCCAAGGATCAACACTGGTGCCATCACCACTAAGTCTCCTCAAGTCAGCCATGAAAACCTCACCGGAGGCAGCCCCCACCTTAAACAATGCTGACAGCGAATCTGATGCGGCAACATCTGCAAAGCAGTCGTCCTTCTCCCTCACCCCCCACAGCGGCACCGTCGAGCTTGCCCGGACATCCCACAGGCGTATGTCCCCCACCATTCCAGCCGGCCCAGAGTGTGACCCAGCGGCAAGCAAGAGACTGTGCCCAGCAAGCCAACCTAGCTTGGTCGGTGGTATTGCTGCCTCAACGTCTGCACCGAACACCTCCTTCCGCCCAATCTCCACCACAGGTGAGAGAGAATTCAGATCGAACGCCACTACGGCGCTCGAATTCCGTCGCGCTGACTCGAAGCTGGCAAAGAGCCAGTGTGACGCCGGTTCTGAGGCGGCCATAGACAGCACGGAAGAAGGAGAGTCTGGCCAATATAGAGCGTCGGAAGCTGTGGCAGGGGCGTCGCCCGGGAACCGGCAGAGCTGGACGCCAGGAAAGTCGCGGGCGCCAGCGAGGGCGAGGGCGGGGGACACCGCGACGAGCGAGTCGATGGTGGGGAGCGGCGTTAGGACGCTGGTGCGAGAGGCGAGCGCGGCGTTAAAGCTAGTGACGACCCCGCCGTGCGCGGCGACGAGGGAGGCCGCGTGCGGGGAGAGGGGTATGGCCACTGCGGAGGGAGCGACGcggccggtgaggaggaggagggcggtggggcgcagagagaggggggagaaggCGGACGcgggggagagggaggcgaggaggaggccgtcgAGTGAGAAgtgccgagcctcggcgaggagaGCGGGGGAGGGAGGATGGGACGCGAGGCGGCCACTGCGGAGGAAGGAGAGGCTGGCGGCGAACAGGCGAGGGTCGCCGTCGAGGAAGTGTGGCGCGTCGGGGGGCGAGGGGCCAAGGGAGGCGAGAGGGGAGGAACCGCCTGCGCGGGAGAGGGTGGCTGCGGTGGTCTGGAAGAGCTCGCCGCCGACGTTGAGGGTGACgacggaggaggacgcggaggcggaaGCCATGGGTGGGGAATTCTCGGTAGCCGCGGTGTTGACTTCGACTGACATGTTTCTAGCATTTTTGTTTCTCCTAGGGGATCGAGTGACAGTTTTTGTTTGGGCCGAAACATTTAGTGCGCTGTATGGTCGCGTCATTTGTCTATCATTCTGAAATTTCTCTATTTTTTTTCTGCTAGTGAGCATACCTAACGGCGCCACAAGGAAATTTTTTGCCCCCTCGCTTCTCACTGCCATCTTGGCACTCAGAGGTGGGGAAACCTCACATCTTCAAAAGTTCTATGTTCTTTGTCAACATTTAGTGACCATCGTATTTTGTGAGAGTAAATTTGCTCTTGTATTTTTGGCGATGCCATTGAGGTTAGAGAGGTTTTTGTCCTTGCAGATTGGAGCGGATCTAATCAGTTTATGATGGTGTGTCAAACCttttttgttggtttgattctttGTGGAGATAAAATCTCGCATCGACGTCGTGGTGAAGATATTATGATCTGACAGCCTGCACTTCTAGGGGTTTATCCCTGGCTCAAATACGTTCATCGATTAAGACTTCTTGTCTTTTTGAATGGACGGCTCAAGGTGCTTTCAAAAACCATTATTGATAATGTTTGTGCGGGTGAAAAAGTGATAACATCGTTGCTTCAGTCTAATTGCAGCCTCTTTAGATTGAAGTATTTCTTCTAGCTAAGATTGGTACAACAAAGAAGGTGTTTTTAAGatatttcattgtaattcttagttaTAAGAATTATTTTGTATTTTCTTGAATCTTATATCCAAATCAGTATACCATTAATcgttatgagtatgatgaatgaaaCTACATGTGTTTCTAAAAAAACTTATTGGGATCGAACTCAGCTTTCCTTTTCTCGAAAAAAATTGTCGGAGTCCCAAGATAaaaatagtagtactccctctgaaAAAAGTATAGTGACCTACAACATCTTATCAGGAAGTAGTATTTTAGAATGTGAGTTAAATATCTAATCCAATATGGTCTTCTCCCATGGCTCGGACCCAATCGCCTAAATGCAGCTACCACTATCTTTCAAAACTGGCATGTTTTTCAACTCTTGAGAAAAGCAAAAAATCACACACATTGGATTCATCCTGACATGATTGGATGATTTGAACAATTCCTTAAGAAGGAGAACACACACTAAATCCTAAAAAGCCCCAAGCTACTGTTCTTGAGAAATGGCCGACCTCTGCCCCATCTGGAGGTGCACACCCGAGTTCGTTCGGCTTTCTCCCAGATTTTTGAATTCTTGCAACACGCAAGCGCCATGAGGGCTATTTCTCGCCTATTGCTTTCTCCCTGATTTTCCTATACTAGCAAAACGCAGGTGTTGTCGGGGCTATTTCTCGCTTATTTGCACAGCTACGGTAACCGGGCTCATGCTTTTTAAAAGATCGGCCCATCAAAACGGTTTTAGAAAGATTTTGTAGACCGGTTCGTAGCACTTTTGGGACCATTCAACAAGGATTTTCACTGTGTTTCTTTTGTCAGTATTCCggtcttctttttctttcttttgtgcATTTTGGTGTTGGTTTTTACcagttttcttttggttttttttttatgtttttttgtctatttttatttctattttcacTTATATATATATTTCAATACATGcctattttttcatacacattgcacatattttgcatacataaaaAAATCTTAcacaattttaaaattttctaaatagatgattaacatttttttcaaataaaagttttgatgtctacttttttcatacacatttcaGATTTTTGTATATGCTCGGAACATTTCTTATACatcttcaacatttttcaaatacatttttagcaattttttaaatatatatttttgaaCAACTTTTTTTGAATATGTGCTAAACAATTTTTCAAATGCATTTAGAATTTTTTAAATAGTATGAAATATTGTTTTACAGTGTATAAAAATTTCTAAAAATGGCACGAAAACATCTTCTGAAAAcacgtgaacattttcttaaatgtcAAGTAGTGCATCTTTTTGAATGGTACAGAACGTTTTTCCTGAGTTACGCAAACATTTTTCTGAATGTCAtatacatttttttttcaaatggtACAGGAAATTTTTCTGGATTATGTAAGCATTACTTTACattataatatattttttaaaatatcACATACATTTATTTGAAACGGGGAACATTTTTTAATGTTATCAGCATTTTTAGAATGTTGCGTGAAAATTTCTTAAACATAACATCATTATTACTTTCACATTTTTAAAATTTAAGTAACATTTTTTCCACTTCAGAATTGTAAGTAAAAGtaataaaaaggaagaaaaagaagaagaaattgtGTGCTAGAGACCCAACGCTTCTCCCACAATGGGCCGGCCTTTAATAATCTTTcatcttcatgttctgaaaggttagcactaataataacaggatatatcttcttctcatcaagataagcatatttcaaagtgtcaggtaactgttttaattcaaacacaggatcacctttaggtggaggaggaccttctagagtttcaataggcaaactgtgtttaagcagaggttgttgttcgaacaagattctatctatttcatttctttcgtacatatgcaaatcattttcatggtctagcagatattgttctagaggatcagtaggaggtacaacaatagaagcaagaccaattatttcatccttactaggcaattagtttttatgaggttttctactaaacttggaaaaattaaacacatgagactcatcaccaaagctaacaccaacagtttgtttctcacaatctattttagcattaacagtgttcaagaaaggtctaccaaagataatgggacaaaagtcatcttgtggggaaccaagaacaagaaaatcagtagggtattttattttcccacacaagactttaacatctctaacaatcccaagtggtgtgatggtgtctctattagcaagtttaacagcaacatctatgtcttctatttcaacgggtgatatgtcattcataatttcttgatataaagtaaaaggaatagcactcacgctagcacctatgtcgcataaaccatgataaaagtgatctcctattttaactaagacaacaggcatgccaaccacaggtctatgtttatctttttcatcgggtttagcaattctagcagcttcatcacagaagtaaataacatgcccatctatattttcaactaggaaatctttaaccatagcaacactaggttctactttgatttgttcagcaggtttgaaagttctaatataacttttattgaccacagttgaagctttagcatgttccttcatcctaatagGGAAGGGtgatttttcaatataagcagtaggaacaactggatcaaccactacaggaatcagctactttgccgtctgccacggcagacggcaagggcaaggatggcggacggcaaaggcctttgccgtctgccactgtaggcaaagcctttgccgtccgctgctgtaggcaaactgaccaaatgggtcagctcccagggagcacaggtggccggcgcgtggcttctttgccgtccgcggcggacggcaaaggcgcctttgccatcagcggctgacggcaaaggtgcctctttttttttcttttttttaatccagcatttttcacagcaaatatatgacatatatatatatatatatatatatatatatatatatatatatttcacagggctatttaacagcaaacatatgacatatccagcacataagtttcatcgtgcatacatatatagttccatccattcatacatagcaagttgcacatacacattgttccatccatacatattacaatgcaaagtttcatcaagatagtaagttccatcatagcaagctagaagaatactagaggagaatgaaagaaaaaaacaagcactccatcatagcaagctagcttccgtgaagtgaatgaaatctgcaaaaaggcaaataagaaagttagaaaaaggtgactagaagaagaagtatatgccatttatgagctaacttaggtgaaatggatcatttatgagctaacttagttgaaatggatcgtttatgagctaacctaggtgaaatagatcgtttatgagctaacttaggtataatgcatcattttagagctaacctaggtaagatgggccattttggagctaacctatgtgaaatggatcgtttttgagctaagttaggtgaaatggatcgtttatgagctaacctaggtgaaatagatcgtttatgagccaactttggtaaaatgcatcattttagagctaacctaggtgtgatgggtcattttggagctaaactaggtaaaatggatcgtttgtgagctaacctaggtgaaatggatcgtttatgagctaatctaggtaaaatgggtcattttagagccaacttgggtaaaatgcatcattttggagctaacctaggtaagatgggtcattttggagctaccctagggaaaatgggtcattttagagctaacataggtaaaatggataattttggagttagtctaggtaaaatgggtcattttagagctaacttggctaaaatggatcgtttatgagctaactaaggtataatgggtcattttagagctaacttaggtaaaatgggttgtttatgagctaactaagctaattatgccatttttgacataagtaagctaagtacatgtcattattgagcaaacttagttaactaagcatactagagctaacttaggtcattttggaggaaacaaagctaagtatagatcgttttagagctaacttaggtaaaatggatggttttggaggtcagtaagcttattaagtcattttggaggaaaagaaggtaactctaggtcattgtggtaagcatattggaggaaataaggctaagtctaggtctttatgcatttgttaagcaaaacactagaagaaacttaccagcgcccaccatctttcaacacctgccatgacaaagagtaaacgaaattagtacaacataaaaaaaataccgacatgaataataatatgtatatcacttaagtgtatcatcatcaagtacaacataaaaaaattatatacctgacactactaataatctcgatcactatcatcaataaatgcataatcatcatcatcactataatcaatgacgggctcatagggttcagtggcatcaacatgtggaaggccaccttgacgtaatcggtcaagcattgacaggtcatccgtagcagtaacctcttcttgttcctgctcttcttgttcctcctctgggttgatgtcggattcactgtcgctgtctacttcaataatcctcttgaaacgctttttggaaagacgtgtctcttggaagaattctccttcatatgtgtctgggttaatgtgaggttcataatcctcttcctttgggggagatagtctagcacgtggcggcacttcataaacgacatcccaacctttcagatttggattagtttggcaggcccacggtagatagaatacttgggtcgcctgttgagccgtaatatagacatcaggaacatctaaatgggtgctttgtttgatttcaactagccctatatgttcatgagtccttctagtctccttcggctgaaaccaataacatttgaagagtacgacattcggtgggttgtcaccatagaatataagttcataaattgcttcaactctcccataatactcggtacctccttcgccgatagcagatacacaacaatttgtagactttcggtcggccatagatagctctttgccataggtacgaaagcgatacccgttgatgtcgtatttgtcaaatgaatggaccttatagtcaaaaccattagcgacttgtctcaattcggcgtccatagactctgaattagcctacaagtttaatacgaaaggattgttgcattaggcagaaattagcgaatgtaatgagatggtctaatagaaattaccgtttgtttgaaccaagagatgaaactgggatagccgcctccttgctttgcgagaagctcatactcttcgacggaatccttttggattaccgctccatacgagaatatggcgacgtatcgactgtatgaaatatccaggaataagagcagttcaaaggaaatagaagttgcgaaacaatgtaccgagaacttactcgatgtacggctgcacttctgtcaggttgttgaagatatacaacgtaatggtccgccattcttcgttatccaaagatactggtttcgaaccactgggtggtgcgagattccctttgagtaggctgaggttggatccacccttttgaggttcgtcagcattgtaccgaggcttcg
Protein-coding regions in this window:
- the LOC123170973 gene encoding uncharacterized protein, which produces MAASSSSSPRCPWPDLQPELLGVVLSRLPSHADRVRLAAVCRPWRSNARLLRPLPPLLPWLALCDGTFLSLPDGAIHRLPAADDGVSVRASTGSRLFLVHGDGRCSLMSPSPSATTPVPEAASWFQGKPVVRKVVASDHLIAALVESKNSETAKVIISTRGQPWDTTRCSTMEWAEPEGGLVSDIAIFKGKIYALLTTKMKRYRQHELRILDDGHEQTTIHGTLPGQEAWYDPNSTEFHLQQNYLVVSGDRLLMVEQRISEPWPRDWGALKLTRHFKVLEATDLSSSGCAHWTEVDTLMGRALFVSQGCSESLPASAGGQSSGTGVEEDCIYFLNEKKGSSQPGLAFLNLKPGRPFVSKINGGNCENAFQDSGVYNMRDRTVMPLLSETLVASTAGEGPWSPTWLFPEP
- the LOC123168860 gene encoding BTB/POZ domain-containing protein At5g41330, which gives rise to MSVEVNTAATENSPPMASASASSSVVTLNVGGELFQTTAATLSRAGGSSPLASLGPSPPDAPHFLDGDPRLFAASLSFLRSGRLASHPPSPALLAEARHFSLDGLLLASLSPASAFSPLSLRPTALLLLTGRVAPSAVAIPLSPHAASLVAAHGGVVTSFNAALASRTSVLTPLPTIDSLVAVSPALALAGARDFPGVQLCRFPGDAPATASDALYWPDSPSSVLSMAASEPASHWLFASFESARRNSSAVVAFDLNSLSPVVEIGRKEVFGADVEAAIPPTKLGWLAGHSLLLAAGSHSGPAGMVGDIRLWDVRASSTVPLWGVREKDDCFADVAASDSLSALFKVGAASGEVFMADLRRLSGDGTSVDPWVCIGDGQRAGAATASRRKDGNGCRIECYRSWVFVARGAYAEVWTQVEITSEPGEKKVMRRNWVGNGPSMVTADGEEMDKIVSWAFGGGRMALARVDKRSVEVWDSASGTISGE